From Spartinivicinus ruber, the proteins below share one genomic window:
- a CDS encoding STAS domain-containing protein, whose translation MSCKIRYKVKKDLTLIFLTGDLTQFNKISLSDAINTIIKPSPKNIHLDMSNVGYVDSTGLGELLTLHSMIYKLGGSLSIINPSQACESTINLIFRDIVSIENVS comes from the coding sequence ATGTCATGCAAAATACGTTATAAAGTAAAGAAAGATTTAACGCTAATTTTCTTGACTGGCGACTTAACACAATTTAATAAAATAAGTCTGAGTGATGCAATTAATACAATCATAAAGCCTTCCCCCAAGAATATTCACCTGGACATGTCAAATGTTGGCTATGTTGACTCGACAGGACTTGGAGAGTTATTAACACTACACTCTATGATTTATAAGCTAGGAGGTAGTTTATCTATCATTAACCCGTCACAAGCATGCGAGTCAACTATAAATTTAATATTTAGAGATATTGTTAGTATTGAAAACGTTTCATAG
- a CDS encoding ABC transporter permease subunit: MLFTTIARFGFAIIGLIFCFSIAALVALATEGWGVFNWQELLDPYLWYITSFSLKQALLSAVISLLCAIPVAKVIACRQFIGKQWLLTIFNLCFVLPTIVVVLGMVSVYGRSGWINQWIDSDYSIYGLPGILLCHVFVNFPFAARVFVNVIEQNPVNQWRLSEQLGFNTFYRFYWVEWQAIKSQLFPLFGLIFLLCFNSFTIVLAMGGGPQSTTLEVAIYQALRYDYEPGFAVLLATLQLLITAPIALMLFYYQPTLKQTKKTAYKKPTRFVTRWLLTPILAMTSLWVLLPLLALLLEAVNLDSLSGLSTQILINAGLKSLIIAVSASFFSVCMALGVNALLFNLSTQDKANTHLKGIKKHWAIIVEGVSANILYFPAIVLATGWFILLWKLTDVFQYTLWLVIFINALMAMPFAIRIIRVPFFQVASHYQQLSMHLGITGWHWWKMAWPVLSTAIGQAAALAFVLSLGDMGIVALVGDPDFITLPLLVYQYLSNYQYPQAAVLSVILVASCFICFYLIERIFKYYNA; this comes from the coding sequence ATGTTATTTACAACAATTGCACGGTTTGGTTTTGCTATTATCGGGCTAATTTTTTGCTTTTCTATCGCTGCACTTGTTGCTTTAGCAACTGAAGGGTGGGGAGTATTTAATTGGCAAGAACTGCTGGATCCTTATCTTTGGTATATAACCAGCTTTTCTCTTAAACAGGCATTACTATCCGCAGTTATTAGCTTATTGTGTGCAATACCGGTAGCTAAAGTGATTGCTTGTCGCCAGTTTATAGGGAAGCAATGGTTATTAACCATTTTTAATCTATGTTTTGTATTACCTACCATTGTAGTAGTATTGGGGATGGTCTCTGTTTATGGTCGCTCTGGTTGGATTAACCAGTGGATTGACAGTGATTATTCCATTTATGGTTTGCCAGGAATTTTATTATGTCATGTTTTTGTTAATTTTCCTTTTGCTGCTCGAGTATTTGTTAATGTAATCGAGCAAAACCCTGTAAACCAGTGGCGTTTATCAGAACAACTAGGGTTTAATACATTTTATCGATTTTATTGGGTAGAGTGGCAAGCTATTAAGAGCCAGCTATTTCCTTTATTTGGCTTAATTTTTTTGCTGTGTTTTAACAGTTTTACCATTGTGCTGGCTATGGGAGGTGGTCCTCAAAGTACTACTTTAGAAGTCGCTATTTACCAAGCATTGCGTTATGACTATGAGCCAGGCTTTGCTGTGTTGCTTGCCACATTGCAGCTACTCATTACTGCACCTATTGCATTGATGTTGTTCTATTATCAGCCGACACTGAAGCAAACTAAAAAAACAGCCTATAAAAAGCCAACCCGTTTTGTAACTAGATGGCTATTAACTCCTATACTGGCTATGACTAGTTTATGGGTATTACTGCCACTTCTTGCTTTGTTATTAGAAGCAGTGAATTTAGATAGTTTGTCTGGCCTTTCTACCCAGATACTAATCAATGCTGGGCTTAAGTCATTGATAATTGCAGTTAGTGCATCGTTTTTTAGTGTATGTATGGCCTTAGGAGTCAATGCGTTATTATTTAACCTTTCCACTCAAGATAAAGCAAATACACACCTAAAAGGTATTAAAAAACATTGGGCTATCATTGTGGAGGGAGTAAGTGCCAATATTTTGTATTTTCCTGCAATTGTACTAGCAACCGGCTGGTTTATTCTGTTATGGAAACTTACTGATGTTTTTCAGTATACCTTGTGGTTAGTTATTTTTATTAATGCGTTAATGGCAATGCCTTTTGCAATTAGGATTATTAGGGTTCCTTTTTTTCAGGTAGCAAGCCACTATCAACAACTTTCTATGCATTTGGGGATCACAGGTTGGCATTGGTGGAAAATGGCATGGCCAGTATTATCTACAGCAATTGGTCAGGCTGCAGCATTAGCTTTTGTGCTTTCTTTAGGAGATATGGGAATTGTTGCACTAGTAGGCGATCCAGACTTTATTACTTTGCCATTATTGGTTTATCAGTATTTATCCAACTATCAGTATCCGCAAGCAGCTGTGTTATCAGTTATATTAGTAGCAAGCTGCTTTATTTGTTTTTACTTAATTGAAAGAATTTTTAAATATTATAATGCTTGA
- a CDS encoding LPP20 family lipoprotein yields MVGRVKYFLLCAVSVLLLAGCSGAPKVKSDLGVEDAPSWVNEGSQAVENNDGRFIHGVGMAPVVGDLSLQKSTAANRARAEVARVLSVSMDALHADYIASDGDEADSNIEREINAHTQLALNGVKIIGYWKDQNTQDIYAIAQLDLEKLEKSIRRASRLSENFKKRFIKHLPFSSNSF; encoded by the coding sequence ATGGTAGGACGGGTTAAGTACTTTCTGCTATGCGCGGTAAGTGTATTGTTACTAGCAGGTTGTTCAGGTGCGCCTAAAGTAAAAAGTGATTTAGGCGTTGAGGATGCACCAAGCTGGGTGAATGAAGGCTCGCAAGCGGTTGAGAATAACGACGGGCGTTTTATTCATGGGGTAGGCATGGCACCAGTGGTAGGGGACTTGTCATTGCAAAAATCTACCGCAGCGAATCGTGCCAGGGCTGAAGTGGCTAGAGTGCTGTCTGTTTCGATGGATGCCTTACATGCTGATTATATAGCCAGTGACGGGGATGAGGCTGACAGTAATATTGAGCGTGAAATTAATGCTCATACGCAATTGGCACTAAACGGCGTGAAAATCATTGGTTACTGGAAAGATCAAAATACCCAAGATATTTACGCAATTGCTCAACTGGATTTAGAAAAATTAGAAAAGTCCATTAGAAGAGCTTCTCGCCTAAGCGAAAACTTCAAGAAACGTTTTATCAAGCATTTACCTTTCTCAAGTAATTCATTTTAA
- the thiB gene encoding thiamine ABC transporter substrate binding subunit, translating to MRAILVVLLSVFSFLASANSLTVYTYQSFVSEWGPGPKLQASFEKQCNCQLKWVGLDDGVSILNRLKLERTKTKADVVVGLDQNLLVEANKLGVFANHEQDLSGLKLPMTWKNPQFIPYDYGFFAFIYNQEQLKQPPQSFAELVSDKKLRIIYQDPRTSTPGQGLMLWLNAVYGSETTQLKWQQLADKTVTVTKGWTEAYGLFLKGEADLVLSYTTSPAYHEVAEQDTRYKAAQFKEGHYPQVEVVGIIKRAQQKLARQFLQFLLTPAAQQQIATHNWMLPVVETVLPEGFNNIIKPKMVDPFTAEEVSKNRKQWIKQWRQAVVK from the coding sequence ATGAGAGCCATACTCGTCGTTTTACTTAGTGTTTTTTCTTTTTTAGCGAGTGCTAATTCGTTAACGGTTTATACTTATCAGTCCTTTGTTTCAGAATGGGGGCCTGGCCCTAAGTTGCAGGCAAGCTTTGAAAAGCAATGCAACTGTCAGCTAAAATGGGTTGGTTTAGATGATGGGGTGAGTATCTTAAACCGATTGAAGCTTGAACGAACCAAAACCAAAGCGGATGTAGTCGTTGGGCTGGATCAAAATTTATTAGTTGAAGCAAATAAGTTAGGTGTTTTTGCTAACCACGAGCAAGATCTATCAGGTTTAAAACTACCAATGACTTGGAAAAACCCGCAGTTTATTCCCTACGATTATGGTTTTTTTGCCTTTATATATAATCAAGAACAGTTAAAACAACCACCCCAGTCATTTGCCGAATTAGTCTCTGACAAAAAATTGCGTATTATTTATCAGGACCCACGAACCAGTACGCCTGGCCAAGGGTTAATGCTATGGCTAAATGCTGTTTATGGTAGTGAAACAACTCAATTGAAATGGCAACAATTAGCGGATAAAACGGTTACGGTAACAAAGGGGTGGACAGAAGCTTATGGTCTGTTTTTAAAAGGTGAAGCAGATTTAGTATTAAGTTATACAACATCACCAGCCTATCATGAAGTGGCTGAGCAGGATACCCGATATAAAGCTGCGCAGTTTAAGGAAGGCCATTACCCTCAGGTAGAAGTGGTTGGTATTATTAAGAGGGCTCAACAAAAACTGGCTAGGCAGTTTTTACAGTTTTTATTAACACCTGCTGCCCAGCAACAAATAGCCACTCATAATTGGATGTTGCCTGTGGTCGAAACTGTTTTACCTGAAGGGTTTAATAATATTATCAAGCCTAAAATGGTAGACCCATTTACTGCTGAAGAAGTATCAAAAAATAGAAAACAGTGGATTAAGCAGTGGCGCCAGGCAGTAGTAAAATAA
- a CDS encoding chemotaxis protein CheV: MAGVLDSVNQRTQLVGQNRLELLLFRLAGPQLYGINVFKVKEVLQCPKMTLMPKSSPVVRGVANIRGGTIPLLDMNLATGHDLLDDVENCFVIITEYNNKVQGFMVRMVDRIVNMNWEEIHPPPKGTGRDHYLTAVTKVDDKLVEIIDVEKILSEVSPMTEEISEGVISEDVTQRAVSQHVLIVDDSAVARKQVQRCLETIGLTVTAKSDGREALDFLKSLADEDKDVRNELLLMISDIEMPEMDGYTLTTEVRSDPRMKDLYIILHTSLSGVFNRAMVEKVGANDFIAKFNPDLLASTVISRLEEAAAAVQEG; the protein is encoded by the coding sequence ATGGCCGGTGTATTAGATAGTGTTAACCAACGAACTCAGCTAGTTGGTCAAAATAGGTTGGAGCTACTACTGTTCCGGCTGGCAGGTCCACAGTTATACGGTATTAATGTATTCAAGGTAAAAGAGGTTTTACAGTGCCCTAAAATGACCTTAATGCCAAAAAGTAGCCCTGTTGTTAGGGGGGTGGCAAATATTCGTGGTGGCACAATTCCCTTACTGGATATGAATCTGGCAACGGGTCATGACTTGCTGGATGATGTGGAAAACTGCTTTGTCATTATTACTGAATACAACAATAAGGTGCAGGGGTTTATGGTGCGGATGGTAGACCGCATCGTTAACATGAACTGGGAAGAAATTCATCCACCACCCAAAGGAACAGGTCGGGACCACTATCTAACGGCGGTTACCAAAGTCGATGACAAGCTCGTTGAAATTATTGATGTGGAAAAAATTCTTTCTGAAGTATCTCCAATGACTGAAGAAATCAGTGAAGGAGTTATTTCAGAGGATGTTACTCAGCGGGCGGTATCTCAGCATGTATTGATTGTTGATGATTCTGCAGTGGCACGCAAACAAGTGCAACGTTGCTTGGAAACCATTGGGCTTACGGTGACCGCAAAAAGCGATGGCCGAGAAGCATTGGATTTCCTGAAAAGTCTTGCTGACGAGGATAAAGATGTTCGTAATGAACTGCTGTTAATGATTTCTGATATTGAAATGCCAGAAATGGATGGTTATACACTGACGACAGAAGTTAGAAGTGATCCTCGAATGAAAGATCTTTATATTATTTTGCATACTTCATTAAGTGGTGTGTTTAACAGGGCAATGGTAGAAAAAGTTGGGGCTAATGATTTTATTGCTAAATTTAACCCAGACTTGTTGGCAAGCACTGTTATTAGCCGGCTTGAAGAAGCGGCAGCAGCAGTGCAGGAGGGATAA
- a CDS encoding calcium-binding protein, which yields MNINNINENTTDAITITTTANGYFSEVVANHQSVIFPEGIKKEDITIWRRANKLVIEHKTSGETIEFNYWYTYSNSYYKTQQLQFNNETSLTLAEMEATAVYQGTENGEQLVGYRDLSETIHAQGGDDKVFSRAGDDIIDAGAGNDYVDGGAGNDTIVGGLGNDILHGRSGDDSINGDQGDDQLSGGTGNDHLVGGVGNDVLFGGEDNDVLLGNTGNDYLDGQAGDDEINGGDGNDQLMGGTGNNQLIGGKGDDKYVYGGGFDTINNEGGGKDVIIFNDVLPEGLIFTKDNNDLIITVDGDSQQGIRVVNHFLGGDYSIDLVQPAEGYAYSLTEINALARANEIPEG from the coding sequence ATGAATATAAATAATATCAACGAAAATACAACTGATGCTATTACTATCACCACTACAGCTAATGGCTATTTTTCTGAAGTGGTTGCGAACCATCAAAGTGTGATATTTCCTGAAGGAATTAAAAAAGAAGATATTACTATTTGGCGTAGAGCCAATAAATTAGTCATCGAGCATAAAACCAGTGGTGAAACAATAGAATTCAATTACTGGTACACTTATTCCAATAGTTATTATAAAACTCAACAATTACAGTTTAATAATGAAACTAGTTTAACTTTAGCTGAAATGGAAGCAACTGCAGTATACCAGGGTACAGAAAATGGTGAGCAACTAGTAGGTTATCGAGACCTTAGTGAAACTATTCACGCCCAAGGTGGTGACGATAAGGTATTTAGTCGAGCAGGTGATGACATTATTGACGCAGGAGCAGGCAATGATTATGTGGATGGTGGGGCAGGTAATGACACCATTGTGGGTGGTTTAGGTAATGATATTTTACATGGTCGTTCTGGTGATGACTCCATTAATGGTGATCAAGGAGATGATCAATTATCAGGAGGAACCGGTAACGATCATTTAGTGGGAGGTGTTGGAAACGATGTTCTATTTGGTGGTGAAGATAATGATGTATTGTTAGGCAATACAGGGAATGACTATCTTGATGGTCAAGCAGGTGATGATGAAATTAACGGTGGCGATGGAAATGACCAATTAATGGGAGGTACTGGTAATAACCAGTTAATAGGTGGCAAGGGCGATGATAAATATGTGTATGGTGGCGGTTTTGACACTATCAATAATGAAGGCGGTGGTAAAGATGTCATTATATTTAATGACGTATTGCCTGAAGGACTCATTTTTACAAAAGACAATAATGATTTAATTATTACTGTTGATGGAGATAGTCAGCAGGGTATAAGGGTGGTTAATCACTTTTTGGGTGGTGATTATTCTATTGACTTGGTTCAGCCTGCTGAAGGTTACGCTTATTCTTTAACAGAAATCAATGCACTGGCAAGAGCCAATGAAATACCCGAAGGTTAA
- a CDS encoding thiamine ABC transporter ATP-binding protein: protein MLELLNIKVKQGDNLFTYNNQVKKGAFCRIVGPSGVGKTTLLETIAGFNTVVAGEMKWLGQSFTYRKPSRRPVSMMFQQDNLFAHLSIYTNIALGVRPSAKLNTAESQQLQQLCLQLGIADQLEKQPTQLSGGQQQRAALARAIIHKKPVLLLDEPFSALDKALREDCIVLTDTMRRQYNLTVLMVTHHPTELDQVATQTIEIK from the coding sequence ATGCTTGAGCTGTTAAATATAAAAGTCAAACAAGGCGATAACTTATTTACCTATAATAACCAAGTTAAAAAAGGTGCTTTTTGTCGAATAGTGGGGCCAAGTGGAGTAGGTAAAACTACCCTGTTAGAAACGATAGCTGGCTTTAACACTGTAGTTGCTGGTGAAATGAAATGGCTGGGACAATCATTTACCTATCGCAAGCCGTCAAGGAGACCAGTTTCAATGATGTTCCAGCAAGACAATCTATTTGCTCATTTATCTATTTATACGAATATTGCCTTAGGTGTAAGACCGTCAGCTAAATTAAATACGGCTGAAAGCCAACAGCTTCAACAACTCTGCTTGCAGCTAGGTATTGCAGACCAATTAGAAAAGCAGCCAACACAACTGTCAGGTGGTCAACAACAACGAGCAGCTTTAGCAAGAGCCATTATCCATAAAAAGCCAGTCCTATTATTAGACGAACCATTCAGTGCTTTAGATAAAGCATTAAGAGAAGACTGTATTGTGTTAACTGATACAATGCGAAGACAATATAATTTAACTGTGCTAATGGTCACTCATCATCCAACAGAATTAGATCAGGTGGCAACTCAAACGATTGAAATTAAATAG
- a CDS encoding COG3014 family protein: protein MIETLYKHPFSRVLALLLCLFLEGCAFSSMRLNDLAADLEAVPPEKILAKLKAVDYSDRDRVQYLLDYGVLKSLMGDFTGSIEDLQKAKQIIQQLEAISISENLGAVAVNDTLKSYVATPSEQMLLYELLAINYLMLGQVDAARVEVLQAQVKTRQFAETNEVNGRIASMEYLAGFIYELLGEVDNAMISYRNAANSLESKGMSTPVALQDSLLRCSRWLGLHTEYKKYTSRFNRTASFPSKNQGEVTVIYWDGVVTAKKQRFLTVYVPQLEHNVTIALPYYPDNNKRVNPLRLSVNGDSYYTGAIESVEKMAREDLDAQSTVIYTTALARMVAKHMTIKASQNQNNDNLTMLLNIASIFSEAADVRSWNMLPASIQAATIQLAPGRYQLFSNQFTPISQHTNANSLLDWFFTTDDKNVVENSGATEHETTMIKQGVRPDQFTLDIKAGQKVLLFVPRVSNRVYSTYLHN from the coding sequence ATGATTGAAACCTTATACAAGCACCCATTTAGTAGGGTGCTAGCGCTTTTATTATGCCTGTTTTTAGAAGGCTGTGCTTTTTCTTCTATGCGGCTCAATGATTTAGCCGCCGATTTGGAGGCTGTGCCACCAGAAAAAATACTGGCTAAATTGAAAGCTGTTGACTATTCCGATAGAGATCGCGTGCAGTATTTGCTTGATTATGGTGTGCTTAAAAGCCTAATGGGTGATTTTACTGGTTCTATTGAGGATTTACAAAAAGCCAAACAGATAATTCAGCAGCTGGAAGCGATTAGTATTAGTGAAAATCTTGGTGCTGTAGCAGTTAATGACACTCTAAAAAGCTATGTTGCAACCCCTAGCGAGCAGATGTTGCTGTATGAATTACTAGCCATTAATTACTTGATGCTTGGGCAAGTGGATGCTGCACGGGTGGAAGTACTTCAAGCTCAGGTAAAAACACGACAGTTTGCAGAAACCAATGAAGTCAATGGGCGTATTGCCAGTATGGAATATCTGGCAGGCTTTATCTATGAATTATTAGGAGAAGTAGATAATGCAATGATCAGTTATCGAAATGCGGCAAATAGTTTGGAAAGCAAAGGAATGTCAACTCCAGTAGCATTACAGGATAGCTTATTGCGTTGTAGTCGCTGGTTAGGTTTGCACACAGAATATAAAAAGTATACCAGCCGCTTTAATAGAACGGCGAGCTTTCCTAGTAAAAACCAAGGTGAAGTCACCGTTATTTATTGGGATGGCGTGGTAACAGCGAAAAAGCAGCGATTTCTGACTGTTTATGTACCTCAGTTAGAGCATAACGTCACTATAGCCCTACCTTATTACCCTGATAACAATAAAAGAGTTAATCCACTGAGATTGAGTGTTAATGGTGACAGCTATTATACAGGTGCAATTGAAAGTGTAGAAAAAATGGCTCGAGAAGATCTCGATGCACAAAGTACCGTAATATATACCACTGCTTTGGCGCGTATGGTGGCCAAGCACATGACAATTAAAGCCAGCCAAAATCAAAATAATGATAATCTGACGATGTTACTCAATATTGCATCTATATTTAGTGAAGCGGCAGATGTTAGAAGTTGGAATATGTTACCTGCTTCTATTCAAGCTGCAACTATTCAATTGGCACCGGGTCGCTATCAATTATTTTCTAATCAGTTTACTCCCATATCTCAACACACTAATGCTAATAGTTTACTTGACTGGTTTTTTACAACTGATGATAAGAATGTGGTGGAAAATAGTGGGGCTACTGAGCATGAAACTACCATGATTAAACAAGGAGTAAGGCCAGATCAGTTTACTTTGGATATTAAAGCAGGCCAGAAGGTGCTGTTGTTTGTGCCAAGAGTTAGTAATCGTGTTTATAGCACATATTTACATAATTAA
- a CDS encoding LPP20 family lipoprotein has protein sequence MSNQFHKKTLKLRRWFYFPLLFAFIVFVTGCSTHQKQPDWITTQPDGYPAKQYLVAVGEADNQALADNRALANLAKIFEVSIADTSTDLVQSSVLGFGVDKKITTEQQLSRSVSTEVRQVLEGARITDRYKGTNGLYYGLAVLKKSEVGRKLRRSILAADRETTDAISYAQQQVTTNPFLALATLEKARQVQLKRASDNRKLHVLAGTGVREKSNSADIEQMIRQVIAGLQFDVDADTKQEFELLTAALSSVGSQVTENAPYFVNLKLDKLPIKYRQNWYWQRGSVELTIYNASGALLKKRWSFKVSGQEPELTEQRLSDHLTKELPGYFYSMLTSEIAK, from the coding sequence ATGAGTAATCAATTTCATAAAAAAACATTAAAACTAAGGCGCTGGTTTTATTTCCCTTTATTGTTTGCTTTTATAGTCTTTGTTACTGGTTGTTCTACGCACCAAAAACAACCTGATTGGATTACGACACAACCAGATGGTTATCCTGCAAAACAATATTTGGTCGCAGTAGGGGAGGCAGATAATCAGGCGCTGGCTGATAATAGAGCACTCGCCAATTTAGCTAAAATTTTTGAGGTGTCTATTGCTGATACCTCTACTGATTTAGTGCAGTCAAGTGTGTTGGGGTTTGGTGTAGATAAAAAAATAACAACAGAACAGCAATTAAGTCGTTCAGTAAGTACTGAAGTCAGACAAGTATTAGAAGGGGCCAGAATCACTGACCGATATAAAGGAACAAATGGATTATACTATGGTTTGGCTGTACTCAAAAAGTCTGAAGTTGGCCGTAAACTGAGAAGATCGATCTTAGCGGCCGATAGGGAAACGACTGATGCAATTAGCTATGCTCAGCAACAAGTGACAACTAATCCATTTCTTGCTTTAGCCACTTTAGAAAAAGCACGACAAGTACAACTAAAGCGAGCCAGTGATAATCGTAAACTGCATGTATTGGCTGGCACAGGGGTACGGGAAAAATCCAATAGTGCTGACATAGAGCAAATGATTCGCCAAGTCATTGCAGGTTTACAGTTTGATGTTGATGCAGATACCAAGCAGGAATTTGAGTTATTAACAGCTGCATTGAGTAGTGTGGGAAGTCAAGTTACAGAGAATGCCCCTTATTTTGTTAATCTGAAGTTGGATAAACTACCCATTAAATACCGACAAAACTGGTATTGGCAACGAGGCTCTGTAGAGTTAACTATTTATAATGCAAGTGGAGCGTTGTTAAAAAAACGTTGGTCGTTTAAGGTGTCAGGGCAAGAACCTGAATTAACTGAGCAGCGTTTAAGTGACCATTTAACAAAGGAGTTACCTGGTTATTTTTATTCGATGCTGACCTCGGAAATAGCCAAGTAA
- a CDS encoding CheR family methyltransferase → MTQSGLSSKVALSDFDIFSQFLEKACGIVLGKNKEYLVKSRLRKILNDNKIDTLAELVKIIERNPRDNLRGKVIDAMTTNETLWFRDNYPFEVFKKTILPELCKRYPNQRLRLWSAACSSGQEPYSISMATDEFERTSLGQLKAGLQIIATDLSNKVLAECRQGEYDSLALGRGLSEERLKRYFNELQGKRWEVKPEVKKRIEFKELNLQESYASLGKFDVVFCRNVLIYFSAEFKRDILTRIHKTLKPGGYLFLGASEALNGLSDLYEMVQCRPGIMYVSKGEDVFARGSARSSSIGSATTKSSPPTRSTSTTRSTSSPTTTTRPSTIRSTPSQTTKKPMSTTSDSSRFKPKPTKE, encoded by the coding sequence TTGACACAGAGTGGGCTTAGTTCGAAGGTAGCGTTAAGTGACTTTGATATATTCAGCCAATTTCTTGAAAAAGCTTGCGGCATTGTATTAGGCAAAAATAAAGAATATCTGGTCAAAAGTCGATTAAGAAAAATTCTTAATGATAATAAAATTGATACGCTAGCAGAACTGGTTAAAATTATTGAGCGAAATCCTCGTGATAATTTACGGGGCAAAGTAATTGATGCTATGACAACTAACGAAACTTTGTGGTTTCGTGATAATTATCCTTTTGAAGTGTTTAAAAAAACCATCTTACCGGAGTTGTGTAAACGTTATCCTAATCAGCGTTTAAGACTTTGGTCAGCTGCATGTTCCAGTGGACAAGAACCCTACTCTATCAGTATGGCCACTGATGAGTTTGAGCGAACCAGTCTTGGCCAACTGAAGGCGGGTTTGCAAATTATTGCAACTGATCTTTCTAATAAAGTGTTAGCTGAGTGTCGTCAAGGTGAGTATGACTCTTTGGCTCTGGGAAGAGGTTTGTCAGAGGAAAGATTAAAGCGCTATTTTAATGAGCTGCAAGGTAAACGTTGGGAAGTTAAGCCTGAAGTAAAAAAACGTATCGAGTTCAAAGAGCTTAATCTACAAGAAAGTTATGCATCATTGGGCAAGTTTGATGTGGTTTTTTGTCGTAATGTACTTATTTATTTTTCGGCAGAGTTTAAACGAGATATTTTAACTCGAATCCATAAAACCTTAAAGCCTGGTGGCTATTTATTTCTAGGGGCATCTGAAGCACTCAATGGGTTATCTGACTTATATGAAATGGTACAGTGCCGGCCGGGTATTATGTATGTTTCTAAAGGAGAGGATGTCTTTGCTAGAGGTAGTGCCAGGTCTTCTTCAATTGGTTCGGCAACAACAAAATCTTCACCACCAACACGGTCCACAAGTACAACACGTTCTACGAGTTCACCGACTACAACAACACGACCTTCTACCATTCGTTCAACTCCCTCTCAAACAACAAAGAAACCTATGAGTACTACAAGTGACTCATCAAGGTTTAAGCCAAAGCCCACTAAAGAGTAA
- a CDS encoding calcium-binding protein, translating into MLDGGEGNDILYGEQGNDLLKGGKGNDHYYYRAGTGRDTVDNSGGGKDVLFFIDINRNRLSFYQDKKDLVVLVDNDKNQQVRVLNHFNGGDSAISLIQPGDGFTMNREAFETLVKPYPNIMNDFSVESTGSNVELIIHAVSGFASERGLNTTTVGTYSTTAEIHHAITVNLG; encoded by the coding sequence ATTTTAGATGGAGGCGAAGGTAACGATATTCTCTATGGTGAGCAAGGCAATGATTTACTGAAAGGCGGTAAAGGTAACGACCATTATTATTATCGAGCTGGAACAGGTAGAGATACCGTAGATAATAGTGGTGGTGGCAAGGATGTATTATTTTTTATTGATATCAACCGTAACCGATTATCTTTTTACCAAGATAAAAAGGATTTAGTTGTACTTGTAGATAATGATAAAAACCAACAGGTCAGAGTGTTAAATCATTTTAATGGAGGAGATAGTGCTATTAGTTTAATCCAACCAGGTGATGGTTTTACAATGAACCGAGAAGCATTTGAAACACTTGTTAAGCCGTATCCAAATATAATGAATGATTTTTCAGTAGAAAGTACTGGATCTAATGTAGAATTAATAATTCATGCCGTCAGTGGTTTTGCTAGTGAAAGGGGTTTAAATACAACAACTGTTGGAACATACAGTACTACAGCTGAAATTCATCATGCTATAACAGTGAATTTAGGTTAG
- a CDS encoding penicillin-binding protein activator LpoB, protein MKLIVKSVIAVVVALGLVGCNTTQVTRIGADETVDLSGAWNDTDSQLVAREMITDALSRPWIANFSARRGKTPAVIVGTVRNLSHEHINVRTFVAELERELVNSGRVEFVASRTDRNEVREERMDQDLHASEDSRNAAGQERGADFMLQGQINTIFDVNDNKQVRYYQVDLTMVSMADNRKVWLGQKKIKKLVKNAKFRY, encoded by the coding sequence GTGAAGTTGATTGTAAAGTCTGTGATTGCTGTGGTAGTCGCATTGGGGTTAGTTGGTTGTAACACCACTCAAGTGACTCGGATTGGTGCTGATGAAACTGTTGATTTAAGTGGTGCTTGGAATGATACAGACTCTCAGTTAGTTGCTCGAGAAATGATTACAGATGCTTTATCACGGCCCTGGATTGCTAACTTTTCAGCCAGAAGGGGTAAAACACCAGCAGTGATTGTAGGTACTGTACGAAATTTAAGCCATGAACACATTAATGTAAGAACGTTTGTGGCTGAACTGGAAAGAGAGTTGGTCAACTCTGGTCGAGTTGAGTTCGTGGCTTCTCGTACTGATCGTAATGAAGTGCGTGAAGAACGGATGGATCAGGATTTACATGCCAGTGAAGATTCTCGTAATGCGGCAGGTCAAGAGCGCGGTGCTGACTTTATGTTGCAAGGTCAAATAAACACCATTTTTGATGTTAATGACAACAAACAAGTGCGTTACTATCAGGTTGATCTAACAATGGTTAGCATGGCTGATAATCGTAAAGTTTGGTTGGGCCAGAAAAAAATTAAAAAGCTGGTTAAAAACGCTAAGTTTCGTTATTAA